The following are from one region of the Microbacterium paraoxydans genome:
- a CDS encoding ABC transporter substrate-binding protein, with product MKRMPLAVAAAVAATLALAGCSGGGTPSPSEGGGAEGPDALNIGNFLDVTSWDPSLADIGFDGPYLSAVYDALIALDSDGTPIPSLATKWTVADDDLSIDLDIRTDAVFSDGTPVDADAVVASLEYLKAGARSGEAYVNAEGFEKVDDDTVRIALTQRDDTILYLMGLGRSYVMPPASIEAGTLGSDPVGSGPYVLDSDTSVAGAEYHFTKTEDHWDAKTYPFAELSIYPITDATARHNAMLSGQINVQYGDVANLDQAEQQGWNTAQRVSGWAGLVITDHTGAKSEPLGKLEVRQALNYAFDGAAVLAAVGSGAGVATNQVFPDGGDINDPELNDAYAFNMDKAKELLADAGYPDGFDISMPMSPIFEMWKPSAEQALNELGITVTWDNMQMPDYQLNAPNYPMFISFLAMDGNDVATVSRQLTSVQWFNPEPDYAKNEVIAPLVEKVQTERGDAQTAAIKELNEALVDQAWWSVWYQANNIYYTAPGIQLQPVVGMMFPTLRYITQG from the coding sequence ATGAAACGAATGCCCCTCGCGGTCGCCGCCGCCGTCGCCGCGACCCTCGCGCTCGCCGGCTGCAGCGGCGGCGGAACGCCCTCGCCGTCCGAGGGCGGTGGCGCCGAAGGCCCCGACGCCCTCAACATCGGCAACTTCCTCGACGTCACCTCGTGGGACCCGTCCCTCGCCGACATCGGCTTCGACGGCCCCTACCTGTCCGCGGTGTACGACGCCCTCATCGCCCTCGACAGCGACGGCACCCCGATCCCGTCGCTCGCGACGAAGTGGACCGTGGCCGACGACGACCTCAGCATCGACCTCGACATCCGCACCGACGCCGTGTTCAGCGACGGCACCCCGGTCGACGCCGACGCCGTCGTCGCGAGCCTCGAGTACCTCAAGGCCGGCGCCAGGTCCGGTGAGGCCTACGTCAACGCGGAGGGGTTCGAGAAGGTCGACGACGACACCGTCCGCATCGCCCTCACGCAGCGCGACGACACGATCCTCTACCTGATGGGCCTCGGCCGCAGCTACGTCATGCCCCCGGCCTCCATCGAGGCGGGCACGCTCGGCAGCGATCCGGTCGGCTCCGGCCCCTATGTGCTCGACAGCGACACCAGCGTCGCGGGCGCCGAGTACCACTTCACCAAGACCGAGGACCACTGGGACGCGAAGACATACCCGTTCGCCGAGCTCTCGATCTACCCGATCACCGACGCGACCGCCCGCCACAACGCGATGCTCAGCGGCCAGATCAACGTGCAGTACGGCGACGTGGCCAACCTCGACCAGGCCGAGCAGCAGGGCTGGAACACCGCCCAGCGGGTCTCCGGGTGGGCGGGCCTCGTCATCACCGACCACACCGGCGCGAAGAGCGAGCCCCTGGGCAAGCTCGAGGTGCGTCAGGCGCTGAACTACGCGTTCGACGGTGCGGCCGTCCTCGCGGCGGTCGGCAGCGGCGCGGGCGTGGCCACCAACCAGGTCTTCCCGGACGGCGGCGACATCAACGACCCCGAGCTCAACGACGCCTACGCGTTCAACATGGACAAGGCGAAGGAGCTCCTGGCCGACGCCGGCTACCCGGACGGCTTCGACATCTCGATGCCGATGTCCCCGATCTTCGAGATGTGGAAGCCGTCGGCCGAGCAGGCCCTCAACGAGCTCGGCATCACCGTCACCTGGGACAACATGCAGATGCCGGACTACCAGCTCAACGCACCGAACTACCCGATGTTCATCTCCTTCCTCGCGATGGACGGCAACGACGTTGCCACCGTCTCTCGCCAGCTGACGAGCGTGCAGTGGTTCAACCCGGAGCCCGACTACGCGAAGAACGAGGTCATCGCCCCGCTCGTCGAGAAGGTGCAGACGGAGCGCGGCGACGCGCAGACCGCCGCCATCAAGGAGCTCAACGAGGCCCTCGTCGACCAGGCCTGGTGGTCGGTCTGGTACCAGGCGAACAACATCTACTACACGGCGCCCGGCATCCAGCTGCAGCCCGTCGTGGGGATGATGTTCCCGACGCTGCGGTACATCACGCAGGGCTGA